The genomic DNA CTCATCCTCACACCCACACCACACGTCTTAGtacactgaggacacacaggagcagaaacacagtcATGAGTTGAAGCACTGATGAACTGGAAAATATCTCTGTagtcaaacattttatttgtctgtcCTACATCCAGTCTgaataaacacaataatgatGTGTGAATGCAAAGTTAGAAGAGAGAGGGACTAAGTATTTTACAATGTAAAGAGACAAACGTAGAGTttgtttgtgattttctttgttATAATACTTTAATACTTTTCCCTGTTTAGCTGGATCTCATTGAAACATATTGTAATTTCTGTGAATCCAAGCTAACTATAATTGATGAAGGAGCTGAAGTTTTCAGAGCCATCTTTCAAGAATGAAGCTGGTGAGTATTTAATGATTCTTTAAACAAGTTTTAGGTGCAGCATTCATTCCGTGCATTGAGCAACTatgacagcagtgtgttttctctcagagTCCTATAAGGAAACACATTATCGTCCACTCTCCATGTCAGAGGTGTGAAGGTACCATGTTGGCCTCACCTCAGACCAGGGGGTGGTGTACCATTTGAAGCACGGCCTCTCAAAGCAGGTGGTTTCCTCCTCGGGCTTCTCGCTGCCTCCGCACGCCTCATTATCAAACTTCTGGAACTTTCCTCCGCTGATGCCGACACACAGGACAGTCCTTTGCTTCATGCCACGACCGCAGGTTGTGTTACActagagaggaaaacaggacGTTAGTGTTATTCAGTGCTGACTTTGTTGATTCTCTTCAAGACAACTGAAGGAACTTTCTACATATCAAAGTTTCTTCCAACAAAGTGTTTTCTTGCTGATGTGGAAAGTGAAAAGTGTAATCATGGGACACTAGAACCGTCCATAATGGTTTAATGTCAGACCTTATGATGTCcacaaaatgcttgttttgtccaacaaacACTCCAGAAAAGCACAATTTTCAAttaacaataaaacataaaatgactTAACAAATAATCAGTTGTCAAAATATTTGTTGATCTTTTGGCAATCAACAAATCATTGACTGTTTCTAGTCTACTGATTAACAGCTAATTAGTTAATTTCCACTCCGTGACAAGGCCTCACCCTCTCCCAGTCTTGGCTCAGCCAGTGCGGAGCACAGTCTCTCTCCCCACATGGGTGGATGGCCAGCGGCTTGTTCTCCGCAGAGCACTGGCTCTCAGGAACCACGCGACCCTCTGGAGCCTTGCAGTACACATGACGCACCATCTTCCCCTGGCCACATGACCCTGAGCACTGCAACAATGAGGAAAACAggatgatggatgatgaagaggaagctTTCCTGTAGTCATCACCGTCTCCTCCTGCCAAGTTTTGTCATGAAGCTCAGAGTCAAACACCGTCACATGAAGTCAGGTCAGGTTACCTCACATCGTATCAAACAAAAAGGAACCCTCACGTGAAGTGACATGTCATGATGTCACATGACACCGcgtcagaggaaaagaaaaatcacacgTCACATCAGATAAAATCAAGTCGCATTCATTTACAATAACATCGCAGGATGTCCGATCATTCCTCTGAGCCAGCGGCTGCAtaaaaaatcatcaaaatcataATAATGTGACATTTGTTGGGGTCTGTACCAAACAAACACGCTATAAGATTTGCAGGCCAGTGCATCTCTGCAGCGCTACAACACGTCGTTGTAATGCTGCTTTGTCACACATTTTACTTTCAGAAAATTGCAGCTTCTGCGATTTGGATATTGCACTTCTCCATATTACGATTTTGACAATATTTCAAATAATGTTCTGTTTGACAAACATTTAGACCTATGCTCCTCTCAGCTGGCACACCTGGCTTTGTATTTATTAAAGCTTGTTCCCTACCACATGTACTTGCTCTTGATGGTGATTTCAAAGTGAAACTAAAGGCTTGAAACACTCCTCTCAGAAACACAGTATGTCACAAAGTGAGTACACCCCTCACatttttgttaatatttcattATATCTTTTCATGCGACAACACTGAAGATATGACACTTTGATACAATGTAAAGTAGTCAGTGTACAGCTTGCATGACAGCGTAAATTTGCTGTTCCCTCAAAATCACTCAACAAACAGCCAATAATATCTAAACCGCTGGCAACAAAAGTGAGTACACCCCTAAGTGAAAATGGCCAAATTGTGCCCTTAATTGGGAGCCATTCTCCCTCCCCGGTGTCATGTGACTCGTTTAGTGTTTAGTGTTACAAGGTCTCAGGTGTGAACGGGGAGCAGGTGTGTTAAATTTGGTGTTATcgctctcacactctctcataCTGGTCACTGGAAGCTCAACATGACGCCTCACGGCAAAGAACTCTCTAACCCTCCGTTTACACGTAACAGGgtgttttggaaaacggatattttggcccctccgttttcaaaaataacatcgtgcacacaacatcgttttcaaaaatgttgtcatttacatgaacccggataaatacgccgttgagcgcatcataactatgccaaacctatgggcgcgagtgtaaacataggtcgctcacatgacgttaagtattcagtcgcatgttgtgacgtttcgaattttcagaaatctccactttggccggagtttttaaaaatgatcgttttctgtgaaaaaaaaaccaaaaaactctgtgtgtaaacgagaggccaaaccgcatgaaaacatttgcgttttccctaagtgtaaacggaGTCTGAGGATCTGAAAAAAAGAATTGCTGCTCTACATAAAGATAGCCTAGGCTATAAGACGATTGCCAACACCCTGAAACTGAGCTGCAGCATGGTGGCCAAGACCATACAGCAGTTTAACAGGGCAGGTTAGACTCAGAACAGGCTTCACCATGCTCAAGCAAAGAAGTTGAGTGCAGGTGCTCAGTGTCATATCCAGAGGTTGTCTCTTCAAAATACACGTATGCCTGCTGCCAGCATTGCTGCAGAGGTTAAAGGGGTGGGGGGTCAGTCGGTCAGTGCTCAGACCATACGCCGCACACTGTATCAAATTGGTCTGCATGGCTGTCCTCCCAGAAAGAAGCCTCTTCTAAAGATGATGCACAAGAAAGCCCGCAAACAGTTTGCTGAAGACAAGCAGACTAAGGACATGGATTACTGGAACCATGTCCTGTGGTCCGATGAGACCAAGATAAGGTATTTGGTTCAGATGGTGTCAAGCGTGTGTGGTGGCAACCAGGTTGAGGAGTCCAAAGACAAGTGTGTCTTGCCTACAGTCAAGCATGGTGGTGGGAGTGTCATGGTTTGGGGCTGCATgagtgctgctggctgtggggAGCAACAGTTCATTGAGGGAACCATGAATGCCAACATGTACTGTCACATACTGAAGCAGAGCATGATCCCCTCCCTTCGGAAACTGGGCCGCAGGGCAGTATTCCAACATGATAACAACCCCAAACACACCTTCTAGATGACCACTGCCTTGCTAAAGAAACTGAGGGTAAAGGTGATGGACTGGCCAAGCATGTCTCCAGACCTAAACCCTATTGAGCATCTGTGGGGCATCCTCAAACGGAAGGTGGAAGAGTGCAAGGTCATCATCCACCAGTTCTGCGATGTCGTCAGGGAAGAGTGCAAGATCTGTGACACTCTGGTGAACTCCATGCCCAAGAGAGTTAAGGCAGTTCTGGAAAATAATGGTGGCCATACAAAATATGGGCACAATTTGGCCATTTTCACTTAGGGGTGTACTCACTTTTGTTGCCAGCAGTTTAGACattaatgtctgtgtgttgagTTATTTTGAGGGAACAGCAAATTTCCACTGTTATACAAGCTGAACACTGACTACTTTACATTCTATCAAAGTGTCATATCGTCAGTGTTGTCCCATGAAAAgatataataaaatattaacaaaaatgTGAGGGGTGTACTCACTTTGTgagattctctctctctcaaaaccAAAATACACTGCTTGGATATATGCAAAAAGTAAGAATAAAGTGTGACTGATtgaatttcttttctcttcttatATAATTTGGGAGAAACTAAAATCAGCTATCAAGCAATCAATCAAAAGTAAAATCAAACTGATGCACACATTACCCAAAGGAGTACCAATGCACTCATTTAGGtataatctttcttttttttattcaaaatgttatttatttttgaggATGTTGGTAGTTGTGTTGCTTGATCCTATAAATGTACACCTTCTGATTTATTGATTAAATTGGTTCTGCTGGATTGCACTTGTGAATATAATAAAACAGTAAAGCAGAGTATATTAAACATGCAAAGGTACACATGCTCACAGTTAGACATTTTCTAAATGGTCATAAATATTACTGACGTAACATTAGCTGTTGCATGGGGAATAATATGTTACTTTGTGCAAAGAAAATCTCACATCCATCCACGTTTGTGCTTGGTTGGACTCCATGGTCGTAAATTAGACCTGTGAGTTTCCAGACTTTGAATGGAACATTAGGAAGTACACTTGTCTGTGCAACACAATACAAACCATAAATTCACACTGTGGCACATCAGTTTTtcactgaaggaaaaacagctgAGACAGGCAAGCTGTTCTTTTGTAATAACACTCAAGCTCAAAAACATTGTACCCTACAGGGTACTGCTGGACCCTGGTACCAGCTAATGGTGATAAAATACAGAACACACATATATtgtcatactgtatatgttaaaGTCATTCAAGGACACAGGCATGCAGTGCTGTGTATATTGAGAGTAAAGACACTCACGGGCCCCCACTCGGACACAGTCCAGTGGCGTTCACAGGGCGGACCGGTACAGTTTTTGATGTTTGGTGGTTTGGTCATTGGGTCACATGGTCTGGTCTCATCAGAGCAGCGGACATCGCGGGTCACCTGGGCTTTGCGGCCACATTTAGCAGGACACTGGATCAAAGAGAGGCATACAGAGACGCATTCAAGCTTCTTATCaccaacactttttttttaaatgaaataaacacagcatTAGATGCCTGAAGGTGAAGCAGGTGAAAAGTTTTGCTTTTAAAGAGTCTGAAAAGATCTTGAGAATCTCAAGGGTTAATGATTAACTTTGAGGGATTGTCCAGGGTCATTTGGTGATTGACAACTAGACAGGTCCATAGGTTGACATGGAAGCTTTTACAGCATGGACTGATGTTGCTGCCCTGAAAGACAGCTACCTTTTGATACATTTAAGATTAATATTTATTGTTGCCTTGCTGCCTAACTAACTTCGCTGCTCAATTCAAGCATTACAGCTATGGTAATGTGCGACCTGGTTTGAAGTTCACAGCTGATCCCATCTGAATATAGAGCTGTTTAAACACTGCATTGCTCCAAAGAGAAGGAATGATCAGTTGtacatttcactcatttttctgtgtttttcaaaccCCAGTGGCTCAAATCACATCAAGGTTTCTTTGGTGTCTGGTAAGTGTCTCTGGAGAATCCATCAGAGACCACAATCAGACCACAAGACTGCAACAGACAGCTGCTAAACCTGTGCCTGACAGGAGCAAGAGAGAGCTGTCTACACTGCAAAACAGTCCCTCCGAATGATGgaattaaaacaaagaaaaaaaggtgagtaaccagcaacagaaaaatgcatttactTAAATGGgctgcaaagagagagagaggtagaaaaCTAAAAACTGATCAGAAGTGAAGATGTGAAACACACAGCTCCTCTATTTGTTTACTTGCTCTTATGATTTGAAAGTTTTATTCTCAGCAGGGGAAATTATTACAGACCTCGGTCCACTCAGCCACCTCCCACTGTGGGCCGCAGGCGGGGCTCTTGCAGGGTCGTCTCTCCACAGGTCTCTCCAGGTCGGCCAAGGTGCAGAGGTCACTGTAGACCGAGCTGTCCAGGCCCGGCGACAGCATCTTCCAACAGCGAACTTGACGAAACTGGAAACCCTCCCCACAGGTCCTTGAGCACTCACTCCAGCTGCTTGCTTCCCAtcttaaagacaaaaaataggTTGCACAATGTCCCATTAGGCAGTGTGAATCATTTCTGGTCCcaacaaatgttttcagtggtttGTACCTGGGCTGACATTCTCTCCCAATACAGAAGTCGTGGACCGGCTCTGGTCGTGTCAGAGCGTCACAGTACATATCATGGACCTCGACGCCATCATAACGAATACATGTGACGAAGGACTTTGACACTCCTGGATTGTGAGCAACAAACAATAAGCTAAAGGcaaggaaaatgtatttatacagaacatttcaaacacaagaaaagaaaacttgaTGTGCTTTATATGAAAGATGATGCTATTAtgaaattaaacacaaacactcacaagcACTGCACCTTGTTTAAAAAATACCATGTAAATTAAGGTTATTATTCCAATTAGACTGAACACAGTCAGTAGTAATGGTATTATTCACaatttgatgaaaatgaaaggctCAACCGCTCAATCAAGTCCTACAGTGCACAGAaatatgtgtggatgtgtgagcAGATCCTTTATCTGTTTTTAAGACAGTGATTACAGGTGGGGCTATGAAAATTCCCATGgatcattagtgtgtgtgtgtgtgtgtgtgtgtgtgtgtgtgtgtgtgtgtgtgtgtgtgtgtgtgtgtgtgtgtgtgtgtgtgcatatgtgtgtgtgtgtgtgtgtgtgtgtgcatatgtgtgcatatgtgtatatgtgtgcatgcacctATAGAGCAGGTCATGCTGCAGGGCTCCTGAGAGGAAAGTTTCCAGCGGTACATGTCAGCAGCACTTAGCTTCAGGTTCTTCTGGTAGATCCTTTGATTTCCTCTgttacccacacacacacacacacacacacacacacacacacacacacacacacacacatacacacatatgtcaCGCAAATATATAGCCATATTCTTGTCAGTGCAGACGTGGATTATACTGCAGGAGTAGTTCAACATACAAATATTTTGAGAGAAATATGCTTTAGAGGACATTTAAGGATACCCAGTCATAtagatgaaacacacacacacacacacacactcacattgaGACTGTCTCCTGGGCCTCAGACAgccacagtgtgacagctgaTTCACAGCCTGCATCCTGGCAGAcgcactttgttttttcatcacatcacataAAAGTCATGTGCACATTCTTGTCATAACACCGGTTGTTCCCTCCACCTCCGCCAGCCGCCAGACATTTATTTGAAAGTCACAGGCACTTTGAGTTATACCTCGCCGGCATCCCTCCATGTAAGCCAGACTGATTCCTGCACATTATTTTCTCCCCAAAGGTAACTACATTCTGACAGCACACTTTCCCCCTTTGCAtcatatttttcacttttcctgCGAATACCTTTAattatttgtttctgtgtggcTGTATTCCCCCCCGCCCCCTCTgagctcctctgctctcctcgtttcctctcctctctctgtctctcagaggAAAGGGCGTGTCATCGTGTGTTTTatagctgctggctgcagaacTGGTAAAGCCGTGTTTGGACGCAGGGCTGGGAAGCCAACAAGAATTATGAATATGATGAATGCAAAACCTGCCAGGTCTACCTGTCTGCCTGCCCTACAGCCTGTATATCTAACGGTCTAACTACCTTACTCCTTGTATATCTACCTACCTGTCTGTGTATCTGTTTATTTGCTTTACTGTCAATCTATCTAATTGATTATCTGCCTTTTAGACTACCTGTCTCACTGCTTTACTACCTTTCCGTCTGCCTGTCTACCCACCTGTTCATCAGTCCGCCTGCCTAATTGcttaactgtctgtctgcccaaCTGCCTTGCTCCACGTATCTACTATGGTCTAACTGCTTTacaacctgtctgtctgcttgacTCCGTCCCTGCCACTTCCTCTGGCTACGTGTCTCTGAGGATGTCTTCAGAGGAGAGCAAGTGTCTACGCAGGTTAGCCTGCTTCTTGCACAGCCTGCAGCATATTtccctcagccagcagcagaccCAGGGGCTTGACAACATCTGAACATTGAGGCTCAGTGTGACCTTAACCTGAAAACATTCAGTCCAGTCTTAATCCAGCCTAAAGGGGAAACAGCTTTCTGTCAGCCCTAACCTGACTGAAGCTGTGAAGAGAGGACCTCTGCTGTAGTTAATCCAATTTCTACCTGTGCTGTGTTGGATCACCTGGTTTCTTTTAGATTACCTGGTTCTGTTGGAGCGGCTGGAGGTCCTCCCACCGCTCTGCACTGTTTTGTTCTGGTAGGAACTGTCGCTGCTGTCGTTGCGCTTGCGGCCCAGAGTAAATTCCAGCGTGTCATTGAGACCAAACTGGCCGTCTTGCTCCAGGCTGCTCAGGTCCACCTCTGCTGGTCCCACCTCTGACAAGAACAAACTACCTCCCTCTGTCAGAAACTGATTGGTTGAGATGTTGATGAGCAGGTCATCTGGGCTGATCCGGCCATCCAGCAAGACCCTCCAGATGAGGTTTCGGGAGTCTGGCCCCATATCCAGAGGCCCACCAGCAGGGGCAGGGTTGGCAGTACTGCCTGTATGACTGCTGTTTCCCTCTGATGGATCAAAGTGGAAAAATTCAGCTATGCCTGGAGAGCAAACTGATTTATCTTACAAGTACAATCTGTGATGTAGCTTTTGGTCATGTTTGCACTTGAGAACATAATTTCATATTCAGCTTGGATTGGAAAACTTTGCAGCTGTTGCCTGGTCCGTATTTGGTTCCTGTGGGAATCAACACAACCAAATTTTTTCTCAGGTGTCACACCTCTGCATCAAAGAGTGTTTATCCCAACTTTTTACAGCTCCCCACTGGTCAATGCTTCCTATTTCTGTGTAGCTTAAGATGTCTGATGTTGATATTCCACATTTTAACATATGCTAAGGCATCACTTTAAGAACACTTGTATTATGTTtgcaatccaatacaacagcCATTCAGAAGACTCTGTTGTTAGTTGTGTTTTTGGACAGCTTTATATgcattaaagtaaatattacaATTTTTGCTGGAAATTTCAAAAACACAGAGTGAATTAAAAAtatcagtggaaatgaaaacagaagcaaaaagaTAAACTCAGTCCAAACTCTTGGACTGAGTGCTCAGTATCTGGTCAGTAGACGTCAGCCTGTGCGGAAAGTGTATGGTGAGCCTTTCAACCACCTCTCCATCGCATCTCACCACCCACAGCGGTGGTGTAATGGACTCAACAGTCAGCTCAGCGAGCTGAGAGCCCGCAAGAAGGCCATTACCACTCATGTTTGTGATGCAGCCATTTTCAACAGGGGAAAAACACCACCAAACTCTGAATTTTTCATCTGCCGCTGATCCTCTTTATGTGTCTGTACCATGAATAATGTAGAGCTCCAAAGTGCcatctcacagacacacagaaggagAGCGAGAAGGAGGATCAGCTGTAAAATCTGACCTATTTTGTCTCCTCTGCCAATGGGCCACTGAACCACCTTCTGATTTATTCGCTATCTTACTTTCTCTTGCATTCagctcacagcaagaaggtcgcagggtcgattcccaggtcgggcctttctgtgcgaagtttgcatgttcttcctgtgcatgcgtgggatctctccgggcactcccgcttcctcccacagaccaaaaacatgctcattaggttgattggtgactctaaattgcccctaggtgtgagtgtgagtgtggatggTTTTGTGTAtatgccctgcgatcggctggcgaccggtccagggtgtaccccgcctctcgcccgttgacagctgagataggctccggcccccccgcgaccccgaaagggataagcggcatagaaaatggatggatggatatatatatatacatatgtcaACTGATAAGTAACAAAATTTTCAGTACAAAGAGACACCAAGGGCAAAGAAGGGAATCAAACTGTTACACTTTCCTACTGTTATCTGGCAGCACCAATCTTCACTGTGTACATCAGTATTATATTATTGTCATCATGTTAACAAAAATGCCAAACCTACATCACAAACAGATCAAAAGTGTTAGAAACAGTCCCTACCTGGATATTTTGGGGCCACTGCTCCATCCTGGTTACAGTCAATGGTCGCTGTTTCCTCATACACCTCGTTGGTCTCTTGGCCCTTCTGGCCATCTGCACCTCCTGGCTCCAACTGGCCATCAGGGGCTGCCTGGTCGTAAATACTGCTGTTAGGGGCTAGCAGACCCCCCACCTCCACAGAAACCTCTCCAGCTGAGGTGTCTGATCCGGTGTAGACAGGGGGAGGTGGGACAGGTGGCAGGGAGTCTCGGAGGACGGTGTATTCGTATGTGATGTACGGTGTACGGCCGTTCTGGTTCCACACCTGAGTGTTGAAAGGACAGTTAAGTCAAGGGCACGTTAGTTTATACAGGTTtaagaacaaaagaaagagagatgtgagcatattgttattattatgatgaCAATAAGCAGTGTATCATTGGACTTGCAGTATTGACTGCAGGTTGTTGCATTATGTACATGTGTATGGAGCTTAGCTTGATGCGCTTTACACAATCAGCTCTAATAGGTGAGTCTGAGACAGCTTTACAGATAACTACATGAGAACTTATAATTTAGGGGGTTAACATGAAACTCTTTAGGACCAAAACAAGAGTGAAGTCTGTGACATTTTACGTGGTAAAAACCTGATGTCAAAAACACATTGTTAGCAGAGATGAACAAGTGGAACTACAACAAGCATCCAGGTGGATCTCTGCACTCCAGCATCCTGCAGAGTTATATCAAACCTAGCCTGTGACATGGCACTGTTTGGGATTTAGGGCCACTGTTGGAACACAAGGCATGTACTCAATCAACCCAAGACACAGACTCACGATTAAGTCTGTGTTACATTTACATCTTAGACACTTGGCAAGCACTCTTAAAAAGGAGACGATACACACATTTTGGGCATCTCTGATGTTCTGCAGGGCCTGAGCTGCAGCAACATCACAGCATCTTGTTGCCAGGAAACATTCTGAGCTTTTTGTTGCTGCAAGTGCTGGCAGTCTCCACTGCAGACTCCAccaaaaaaattaataaatgcGTCAACGGTCTTACTCAAAGTGACCTTTAGTAAGTTCAGGGTTGTTGTGGTGAGTTGCTGTGGTCACTGCATGTATGAGGacataacatgcacacactctatTGAATAGTTACAGGTGAGTGTGGAGGAGGAATTCAAGTGAGAGATGTTGATGGAAGAAGGTGGGCTGTACCAGAATATTGATGGCCTGGTCAATGGGACCTTTGGCGACAATGTACTCGATCCCGGTCTCGTACACG from Chaetodon trifascialis isolate fChaTrf1 chromosome 6, fChaTrf1.hap1, whole genome shotgun sequence includes the following:
- the adamtsl2 gene encoding ADAMTS-like protein 2, which produces MRVWSWEQCGETCVVLLGFLTLAVSVGNLSTRGLQEDGVASNSLEEELEVTTYWWGEWAKWTACTRTCGGGVMSQERHCLKQRKKVAAGKDNMTCTGTAKKYHLCNIKECPATGRSFREEQCWSFNSQLYNGRNYQWKPLYPDDYVHISSNPCDLHCTTTDGQRQLMVTARDGTSCKYSSYRGVCVDGKCEPIGCDGVLFSSNTLDKCGVCQGDGSSCSRVTGNFRRGATTLGYSFITQIPEGSWDIQIIERKKSADVLAVTDQAGNFFFNGAYKVDSPQNFHAAGTVFKYRRPMDVYETGIEYIVAKGPIDQAINILVWNQNGRTPYITYEYTVLRDSLPPVPPPPVYTGSDTSAGEVSVEVGGLLAPNSSIYDQAAPDGQLEPGGADGQKGQETNEVYEETATIDCNQDGAVAPKYPEGNSSHTGSTANPAPAGGPLDMGPDSRNLIWRVLLDGRISPDDLLINISTNQFLTEGGSLFLSEVGPAEVDLSSLEQDGQFGLNDTLEFTLGRKRNDSSDSSYQNKTVQSGGRTSSRSNRTRGNQRIYQKNLKLSAADMYRWKLSSQEPCSMTCSIGVSKSFVTCIRYDGVEVHDMYCDALTRPEPVHDFCIGRECQPRWEASSWSECSRTCGEGFQFRQVRCWKMLSPGLDSSVYSDLCTLADLERPVERRPCKSPACGPQWEVAEWTECPAKCGRKAQVTRDVRCSDETRPCDPMTKPPNIKNCTGPPCERHWTVSEWGPCSGSCGQGKMVRHVYCKAPEGRVVPESQCSAENKPLAIHPCGERDCAPHWLSQDWERCNTTCGRGMKQRTVLCVGISGGKFQKFDNEACGGSEKPEEETTCFERPCFKWYTTPWSECTKTCGVGVRMRDVKCYQGRELVRGCDPLTKPVAKQTCTLQPCPTEPPDESCQDRPSTNCLLALKVNLCSHWYYSKACCHSCRAVRPPTS